The sequence below is a genomic window from Silene latifolia isolate original U9 population chromosome 7, ASM4854445v1, whole genome shotgun sequence.
ATGTTGCTGGGTTTAAGGTCGCGATGAATAACTCTTACTTGAGAATCTTCATGTAAATAGAGGAGACCCCGAGCAAATCCGCTTATAATATGATACCTTGTTGGCCAATCTAGACTCGCTCGCTTGACCGGATCTACAAATGTATACAGAGTTATAGATAAAAACAGAGGTTCAAGTTATCGGAAGGTAAGATAAGTAAGCTCAATTACCACATAAAAAGTCATGGAGACTTCCATTTGGAAGGAACTCGTAAACTAGAATCCATATGTCCTTTTCGACACAAGAGCCTAAGAATTTCACAAGGTTCTTGTGTTGGAAAGTGGCTGATAATAGAACTTCATTTTCGACCTCTTTTCTGCCTTCTCTACCCCCTTTGTTGAGTTTCTTAACCGCGATTTCTTGACCATCGGCGAGCACGCCCTGTGTAAGAATCACACCAACTTCAAAAAAgaaaataatacggagtactccatatataaatgctaaaaaaaTATGGTTAAAGTGTTGTCTTGGAGATCGTAAAAGTCAAGGAGCAACATCACTACGAAAAGGGGAGTAAGATATAGAAAGAGACGATTATTTTGAGATGTTACGgaaaataaataacgataatatAAATGAAATGGACGGAGTAATATACCTTATACATGGGGGTAGcagtattactattactactaagCCGGTTATCATCGGAGAAGTTTCGAGTTGCAATTTGTATGGAGCTGAAATCAAGTTCCAAAGAGTCTACAAGCTTAAAATCACCCTTACCTTTCAAAAACAAAGGCACCCAATTAAGTGTCACACCCAAGAAGAATTGCATATACTCCCTCTCATCTAAATcaaaggttacatttgactttattACGTTTGTCGAGGCTCATTTTACAACGTGAATATcattagttacacattattaaaatttataaaaacttgatattcttatagcattcatgacgatgaatCAAATAAGATATCGCAtgattatgttttctcttatacatAGGGATGTCAATCTCACCCGCACCCGCTAAATATCCATCCACCCGATTTAAATAGACAGACGAAAACCcaaaataaatggatgatggatgaaaTAAATGGATGACGGATGGATGAAGCTAAATCCAACCCGTCATTCATCCGCCACCCGATATTCTTCCTTTTTTGAAAAAAGAATACATATTTGTATAAAACTTAAGCTAGCCAATACTAATCTACTTACTTTTTATATGTTCAAGCAAATATTAAGTTACAAGATTTTTAAAGCACTTAGTCTAATACTAATTTACCTTACATATTTTTGGGTGAACTAAAATTCAATACTTTTTTAGGCTTATAAATATAACTAAATCATCACCcatttatcacccgatccacccgtttcatccacAGATGATGGATGGACGGGTGATGGATGACAAGTTTCGCGGATGATGGATGGATTGGATGATGTTTTTAATGTGATGGATGGATGCGGGTAAAgcttcacccgacccgaacccgatccattgacatctCTACTAATACATTACTAATAATACCAAAGATTATCTACAATtttgaatagtgccaaaaagtcaaatgtaacctttgATTTGGATGGTAGGGAGTATACAGTAACTCGGAATCAGTTATAACTGATTTCTAACTGAGCTTTAACCGAACTGATTCTGAAAACTCTACGAGCCGCATCAGATTAATCACAAAAACTCCGGAAAAACGGTCTCTCAATAGACCTATTGTTAATTATTAACAGCCCAAAAAAAGAAAAGTAGCATGAGGTTCTCGTATCTACTAAGATAAGAAAATTACAAATTtatgtagtaataataataataataataataataataataataataataataataataataataataataataataataataataatgggagcccagattgtctctcggctccccaccaatttcatgtaaacttttattttccttttaatgaaagctgcgcgcatccttttataaaataataataataataataataataataataataataataataataacaataatactcATTTTTTCACTTGAGCAATTAAAAAGTGCCAAGGTTACTTTTTTTTTCCAGTTGAATAGACTGAAGTGAACTGAATTAAGTGAAGCTGAACTTGACTAGGTATGGGATAAATTAAGCCAATAATAACATAGCTTAACTCCATTTTGAAATACAATTTTAtttagagaaaaaaaaagataaaacttcaaaaaaaaaaaaaaaaaaaaaaaaaaaaaagcaattctctatattctttttcttttttaaaaaaaaaaaattatggtttCCAAAACGCTACCCTGAAAAGTTTGTAATTCCAAATTTCCAATGACAAATATACCAAATGGACCACAAATGCATTCACACAACTACACAAGGACTGGTCATCCATTTGGGGCGGGGTGGGCTGACCTGTGGATGGGCCATGTTTGGCTAGGCGGACCCAAAACTAGCCCAGATAGGGACAGGTCGGGCCAGGTAAGATTAGGTAATGGGTAAACCGGAATCGGCCCAGGGAGGGTCAAGAGATGCGCCTAGGACGGGGCCGGGTGAGGGCAAACCAGTAAAAACTGACCCGTGGTAGGTGGGCCGGACTGGCCCGCACGTTTCACCACCCCTAATTTATAGACATTAGTTACGTAGTCAAATTACCTAGTTAACACAGATTAATTCTTTAATTACTACAGtatgcttttttttttggtaaagatAAATACAGTTCTTATTAGGGTTGTATTTAAACATTAAATAACTTtcaaatttaatattaattttcgAATTACTAACCAAATTACACATTCACCAatgcaattaatgcatatattaagtaTTTGTTTCCGCTTTTAGCTTCTTAAATACGGTTACGGCTGTatttatcctttttttttttttttcatattgacTCGTATTTTAAATGGAGAAATTACAAACTTAAAATCACCTACCCTCTTTCCTCATTTTTCTCCTTGATAGGCCAAACATAGCAGCAGCAATCAGCATAAACGCCACTGTAACCACAACTATAATCTTTATTTTGTATGCACCATTCCTTTTTCCTGAAATTAGCAGCATATTTGTGACTTGTGAGACTGTTGTGACTCAATTATACACTCTCGACTAGTGTTGGCGAATAGTGACCCGACTTGATAACACATTAACATGGCACGATCCCGACATGAGAGTTAATTTAAAtaggtcgggttagggttgaatCTCACAACACAAAGCAGACACGAATACCCCCATTTAATCTTAATGGGTTGAAATCAAGTTGGATTGACCAGCTAACCTATTTAACCCATGTGACCTTATATCATACTCCCTCTTAGTCAATATGATGTTCCCTCTTTCTCGAAACGGATTATTCacctaatgttcccctttctatatttagaaacttttactcttatcttaagatattcattcctctctcctatcaccaaacccacacaactcttttactcctattgaAAGAGTTCACAACGTAGGCCCAAGgattccactctaaaaccaattggcaatagagtGAGTAGCCCCTTaccttataaagtggtaatttttctcctcttttatcaatgtgggacaaccctcacatgtgaAACTTTTGGGTTACAAGAAATCTCTCGCAAGATAAGTGCATTATTTCCCTCATGTTTTAGGCTTAAATCAAgagaataaaaatgtaaacaattaattgAATGGGTGATAGTATTACCTGATTTTACCCTGCTATCGCCAGTATGATTGGCAGCTGCTGGTAGAGATGGTTGCAATGAACCGTTACTAACCGCATTGAGTTGTGGATAGTTCCCAAAGTGCAAGAGGCAATAGGGTCCATCAAGTCCTGCTCCAGTCCGATTACTACAGCATTGCTGTAAACTGCTACTAACCTGTTGCAGACAATTCGAGCATTCTACTGTCGATAAATCCGGGTTGCATTGAGCCACACCATAATATTTAAGGTCATCAGTGACCTGTTCGACCCCACTCGAAAATTTATAACTTGAATTCCCAGCTGATGTGCTACGTTGTAGTCGTTCGAGTAAATTACCCAGTGATTGTTTGGCTTTCCTGAGATCAGTCCCCTGAATATTCAATGGACCTATTACTATACAGTAAGGACTGTTCTCACCGAATCTGAAAATGTCCTGACTCGAATAACGAAGAATAAATGCTCCATAGTAAAACCCAATGGCCTCCTTTTGTTCAGGACAAGACGCAGGGAGGGTCAATGTTGCGTCAAGCAGATAACTCCTGCAAGTAAAAGGAGAGTAATCAGCTCTGCATATCGCGACTCCATACACTCTATCCGGGTCCTGCCCGACTGACAATTTGTAGAATCCGTTTGTGATTTGACTGTTTGATATTTTACTAAAAAGAGTCTTCAGATTTCTGTTGTAAGTACTATTGGTGGTATAGTTTCCATTAGTGTCGTTGCAGTTAGCATAGGTAAGACCAGGTTGAGGAGCAGTAAAACCAGCTTGTGACATACAAACTAGCAAAATAACAAGGTAACACAAAGTTGAAACTCTCATCTTTGGTTTGTGGTGTAAAGATAATGCTGAAGATTTGTGTTGTGTGTGGAGTTTGTTGAAAATAGTAATAACTCtggatatttaattattttccGCTGTTTTTTTATTTTGGACTTATTAAATAAAGTCTTGAAAATTTGGGTTGTTGTGTCCATTTTACAAGTCAAAGGAAGTTGCATTCCAAAATCAATTGGCAATGGGCGGAGTAGGGTTATAAGTTAAATCACTCTTCTCTATTTTCCGACGTGGGTAtgttttattcaaaaaaaaaatatctacACCAAATTATCATAAAATGGTTGGTGGGTAAATGGGACGAATACAGGTCTAATTTTCAACGAATGGGGTAAGTAAGGATATGAAAATTTATACCCGCTACGGGTAATAGGGGCCATATAAATATGAGAATTGCTTGATGGGTACAAGTACAACGATACAAGGTATAAAGGAATCGATATATCCACCAGGCCACTCCCCGCTAAACAACATCCCTAATTGTACCGAATAAAACGAGACTTATTCGGTCGACGTATTTGGATGGATGAGGTTACTATCATAGTGTAGTAAGTAGACTTGGTCATGAGCCACTTGATTCTTGAGGTGACCCAAATGCTTAAAGgtctacacaaattctcattgaagacatgacatatccgtcactctgaagtgacggataccattttacctcacaaagtaccaactttttctctctctgcaacactatttatgtggtcccctttctccactaacccattatgttaccattttaactcacaaaatatccgccacaatgTTAAAGAACAAAGTCAACCAAGCTAATTGTCAAAGTCCACTCTCCTTCTATTGTGGAACATATCTCTtgtatttgttatgcatattcCATTCACACATTATCTTCTATTATCTTGTAATTAGTTTAGTTGTTACCTATTTTCTCTCCTTAAAATGTGTAGTGTATCTTTTCTAAACCTAGCTTAGCTTGTATAAAAGTAGTATATAAACACACCTTCTGTAACTTTTTAAATCATCAATACAATTACTAATATTCACATATATCTTATATGGTATCAAGAATCACATCGATCCTTGTGCTAATCACCGTTTTCGCTGCTTTCCTCACCATCGATATACCTATGGCAACCACTAGCACCCAAATTCCCAACTCAGCCGAACCAACAAAACCGCTCATCTCCGTCTCTTTCCCTACATGCACCAAACTAACCCCCACCAATTATCGAGCATGGCACTACCAAATAAGCCGTCTCTTCCTTGGCTTCGGCCTCTTCTCCCATCTCGATGGTACAACCAAAGCCCCACCCAAAACCACCACTCCCACGCCCACCACGGAAAAACCCAACCCCGAACCCGTACCTAATCTTGCCTATGAAACCTGGTTCCGTCAAGACCCAACTAATCCTAGGAGCCCTAGCTGGTACTCTTGATGATGCGGTTGCACCCGTCCTATTGGATGCCACCACATCTCAAGAAGCCTGGACTACCCTCGCAACAACCTACGCCAACCCATCTCGCGGACATATCCTTCAATTAAAGGATCGTCTTCGAACCATTTCTCATACGGGCAAAACCATATCCGAGTATATGCTTGCCATCAAAGAATGCACAACCCAACTCGCCCAATTAGGAAAACCCGTCGACCCCGAGGACATTACCTCCCATATAATTGGCGGCCTTGATTATAACCTATATAAACCCGTCATCGATGCGGTTCGCGCTCGAGACTCACCTATCTCATTTGAATTATTTCATGAGAAATTAATTCAGCATGAGCTTACTGTcaaaaaccaaccacaaaatacCACCACTGCCGCCTTTACACCTTCTGCTCACGCAGCCTTCCATCGCTCCTACACCACTAACCAATCTCGCCCACCCCATTCCAACCATAACAACCAACCTCGTCACAACTATCAACACCAAAACACCTTCACCAACCGTGATTCCAACAACACCAACCCGACCCCAAACCCGTTCAAAGGACGCTGCCAATATTGTCGCACCCAAGGTCATGTCATTCGTGATTGTCCCGATTTTAAGAGGGATTATCCGAATGTCGTTTTCCCACCACCACCCACCCGTCAGCCTCGACCCCACGCCCACACGGCCACCACCAATCCGGGTTCCTCTTCTTCCTACCTCATTGATAGCGGGGCCTCACATCACATTACGAACGACCTCAACACACTCTCCTTCCACACACCATACGACGGACCTGACGACCTCGTGATTGGCGACGGCTCGTCCTTACCTATCTCGCACCTTGGTTATTTTTCTATCCCTAATTCATCTCATATTTTACGATTTACCAATGTGCTTCTTGTTCCTAAAATTTCCAAACCATTAATTTCTGTCTCGCAATTTTGCACCGATAACCATGCTTATGCTCTCTTTTCTTCTACTTCTTTTTGTTTTAAGGAAATCAAGACGGGGGAAACTCTGCTTGAAGGACCATTTGTTGACGGTTCGTACCAATGGACTCCCTCCACCAAGCCTCCTCACGCCCTTGCTGCCAATAAATCCTCGAGTGTATTGTGGCACACTCGTTTAGGACACCCATCAAATTCTACTTTACGTTTGTTAAACACTAGTTTTAATTTCAACATTTCTGATTTCTTGCATTGTAATTCTTGCTTAATCAACAAGAGCCACAAACTACCTTTTTCGACTTCTACTCTACAATCCCATGCACCACTCGACTTAATCTACTCTGATGTATGGACGTCACCAGTTTtgtcaaatgattcatacaaataTTATGTCATATTTGTTGACCATTTCACCCACTACTTTTGGCTATACCCGTTAAAACATAAGTCCGACACCGCTATCACATTTCATCGCTTCAAAGCTATAGTTGAGAAATACTTTAATCGTCCTATTCGTCAATTCTATTCCGACAACGGTGGCGAATACACCAAAATAAACCCCGATCTTCTCAACGATGGCATAACCCATCTTACCTCACCCCCGCACACTCCCGAGCACAATGGCTTTGCGGAGCGTCGTCACCGACATATTGTTGAAACGGGACTAGCATTACTCACTCAAGCTCAAATGCCCACCAAATATTGGCCCTATGCGTTTTCAACCGCGACGTACCTCATTAATCGTCTTCCCTCCGTCACCCTAACCAACAAATCGCCCTACAAGCTCCTTTTTGGCCAACATCCCAACTATCACAAACTTCGTCCCTTCGGTTGTCTTTGCTAACCATGGCTCAAACCTTACACTAGCCACAAACTCGACCCCAAGTCCGTCCCTTGTGTGTTTGTTGGCTATTCCAACACCCAAAGTGCGTATCTTTGCTTGAACCCTATTACTAATCGGCTCTATACCTCGCGACATGTTCGCTTCGTAGAGCTGGAATTTCCATACCTCACCTTATCGAACTCCAAACCCGAACCTTTACATACTCCCACTCAGTGGTGTACTCTCACCCTACCACTCCTACCCCCTGCCCAGCCGCCAATCGACCCACCTCCTACCCCTCCTTCACCACCCGTGACCCCAACAGCTTCCCCACCCCCTGCTGTCACACCCCCTGCCTCTCCCTCCCCTCcaccacctcctcctcctcctccacctccatcCCACTCCCATCGAACCCGCCTCTCCAACAACATCACCGTTCCCAACCCTCGCTACTTTAAGACCAACAAGACTGCCCAAACTGCCTCTCTTTCCCTTCTTCACACTACGCCAACCACAACCAAGCAAGCTCTCTTTCACCCTCAATGGCTTCAAGCCATGGTGGATGAGTTCGATGCCCTTACCCGGAATCAAACATGGACCTTAGTCCCACCCACCCAAGCCCCTAATGTTATTGGTTGCAAATGGGTATATCGAATTAAATACAACCCCGATGGTAGTCTCAAGCAACACAAGGCCCGACTTGTCGCCAAAGGATTCCATCAACGACCCGGTATTGACTATTCGGAAACGTTTAGTCCGGTTATCAAACCAACAACCATTCGGTTAATACTTACTATTGCGGTCACCAACAAATGGCACTTACATCAAATTGATATTAACAACGCGTTTTTACAGGGACGACTCACGGACACCGTGTTCATGAGTCAACCAGCCGGCTTTGTTGACACTACTAACCCCTCTTATGTTTGCAGACTCAACAAGGCTATTTACGGTCTCAAACAAGCACCACGTGCGTGGTACACCGAATTAAAGAACTACCTCCTTGCCACAGGTTTTCGAAACTCACTCTCTGACCCGTCACTTTTCGTTTTCAAAACCGACAACACCACATTATTTGTTTTAGTTTACGTTGACGATATAATCGTCACTGGACCAAATAAAATTCATATTACCAATTTTATCAACCAAATTTCCCAAAAATTTGCCCTTAAAGACTTAGGCCCTCTGTCCTATTTCTTAGGCATCGAGGTCACCCCAACAAAAAATGGCTTACATTTAAACCAAACCAAGTACCTATATGATCTTCTTGTTAAATTTAAAATGGAACAATCCAAACCCGCGTCCACACCAATGCTCGCCCATCCACCTTTACTAATGGACAAAACCGCACCCATTGAAAACCAGTCCGACTATCGCTCAATTGTTGGTAGTTTGCAATACCTCTCCCTTACGCGACCCGACATTGCCTTTTCCGTCAACAAACTAGCCCAGTTTTTAACCCACCCCACCGCGGCCCATTGGACTGCTCTAAAGCGTCTCCTACGTTACCTTAATGGCACGCTCCATCTTGGCATTCATTTGACCAACTCGTCCCCATTGTGCCTTCACGCGTTCTGTGATGCGGACTGGGGAGGTGATCCTCATGATTACCTTTCTACTACTGGTTACATAATCTATTTGGGTAGTAATCCTATCTCATGGTCTGCTAAGAAACAAAAAGCGGTCTCATGCTCTTCCACTGAAGCTGAGTTTCGAGCTGTTGCAAGCACCACTGCCGAGCTCATTTGGCTCCAAAACCTCCTTCTCGAACTTGGCATCTCGACCCGTACTCCACCAATGATCTATTGTGATAACTTAAGTACTACTACCTACTCGGCTAACCCAGTTTTTCACTCGCGAATGAAGCACGTTGCCCTTGCATTTCACTTCGTCAAAGAACAAATCCGTCATGGTTATGTTCGAGTGCAGCACATTAACGGGTCTGATCAACTTGCGGACACTCTCACTAAACCGCTCCATAAGCCACGGTTTCAATTGCTTTCTTCCAAGATTGGCCTTCGCTATCGCCCGTCCATCTTGAGCGGGAATGTTAAAGAATAAAGTCAACCAAGCTAATTGTCAAAGTCCACTCTCCTTCTATTGTGGAACATATCTCTcgtatttgttatgcatattcCATTCACACATTATCTTCTATTATCTTGTAATTAGTTTAGTTGTTACCTATTTTCTCTCCTTAAAATGTGTAGTGTATCTTTCCTAAACCTAGCTTAGCTTGTATACAAGTAGTATATAAACACACCTTCTGTAACTTTTTAAATCATCAATACAATTACTAATATTCACATATATCGTAtacacaaatggtaacccgtcacaagggagaccaattgaaatGTCTAAGTCATAATATGAGAGGATACAAATTACAAACATTAATCGGTCTTGTTTTACCAAGGCTTAAATGTCTAAGTCATCTAGGAAAATTCTTGATATCGCGTCTAATGATGCAATTACTCCTTAAATTAGCTGTGTAGTAACTCTCCTTCAAGATGGATATAATTGGTGATAATTATTAACCCGATTCAAAACCTGACATAAATGGGGGTGTTTATAACGTAGACGGATCGGTATATCGGCCTGATCCGAACCGGCCCGGTCTCCGGAGCACAAAAACATCGTAATCGGTCTCCGGTCCGGTCCAAGCAAAAAAATAAACCCTATAATTACCCTCTTTAAAATGGAAATGGTCTGGTTCAAACCCGAAATATCGGCGAACCTAAATGGTTGCGGTCCAGTTCAGCCCAGGCTCCGGTTTTGGAGTAAAGAGTTGTCCAGCTTGCGGGTCTTTGCGGTCCAGTCTGGTCCTGTTCAAGACCGATGAACACCCCAAGACGCGAACCTGACAAGAAATTAGCGGTGCAACTCATTTATGTAATTCAGTCACGATTGAGGTCTTTCGACACGCACCAAATACAAAGAAAAccatttatttaaattaataataATTCCATTTGGTTAACTTGATATACTAGCCAACCTGCTCAAAAGTTGAATTATTTTTCCTCATTTTTGGTAATAGGTTACTCAataatcatatactccctccgtatcAGATCAATGGTAACACTTGCTTAATATGgccgtaccacaccaatggtaacattccttatttggcccacaacattaccaaattatccttatacccatttgatatttacataaaatgccattacataccccacataccaactcacaattaaacccacaattacataccctacctattttcttccctcttttccccttcttttaccctcttttcttaaaacCCCCGTTTTTTTACAACGTTACCATTTgtatggtacggagggagtacttATGTTTACTAGTTTAGATCTCGTGCAAATGCATGCATTTTTTTAGATTATAAATATGTAGATAAATTAACATTTAGCAATTTAACATTGAATTTAATATAATAGTCTAGAATTATTAATGATTAGTATTAAGAGGTAAAAAAAATTCATCAAAAAAGAGGTAAAAAATAATAATCACTGTTAAGAGATTGAATTACAGTAACTTTTTAAATGTAAAGATATAGTCTACAATTCTAAAATATTAAATACATTTATGGTTAAAATTTGAtcataaatattaataaaatatatagtAGTCTGACAGTATAGGATACAATACACCACACTTTAAATGTATAGTAGTCCAAAATAATTGGTAGAATACATTTCTCTACAAAGATTGATGCATAAGAATTTCAAAGCATATGTAAGGCCCACATTTATAtagaactagtattggtgcccggcttcgcccgggctacctctacttatcattaaatttttttttttcaattaaataaaattacttaaagttgcataacccataaatttatcattaatatatttttctatgacttatcctaaaattacaatgaaataaattttgagacaaattcattactcccgctattaatattttactcttattaatgaaacaatagtaataacatttcactacgtgcccgtaatcattgttactttcactactctcgccgtaattattgttacggtcactactgccgcattaatattgataatttcactactcccaccataattattgttactatcactattgccgcattaatattgattatatcactactcccgttgttgtttctaccactttcactaatctcgctgataatattgttacttttactattcaaatgagtgattatcatataactatatccaatgttactacaattattttctttactgacgaaattacttttattacttaggcatgcaattttaagaggattatatatttatataaatatattacatatatgcattaaatcaaatcgaaaaaattatgcaatattatatattatggaatctaacttgaattatttataacctacttattatatttttgtatgttaaataattacatCTCTATACATccaataaactataaagtttaataaaattgcatagattttaaattttaaatataattttatgatgataataattaatagcagaaatgtgcatgtttatactaattaattattttattttaaggaaattgaccatcttatgGTTTTtgataaatatttaggaaaattaccaaacatcttctttcttttagtctccttgaaattgaccatcttaattaattattattttttagggaaattgaccatcttaattaattattttattttaaggaaattgatcatcttaattaattattttattttaaggaaattgaccatgttttattCTCTtataaatgtttaggaaaattaccaaacttctatataatttaattttaacccaaactatataatatttgcattgagatcccttaatcgggtccatcacacggtactattgatttaaaactatatagtataattaatttgtataactttctttaattacattgaaatcccttggtttctggatttaatatatagtattgatatccACAATTATTAGGCCTAATCTTCTCTTTACTAAAAAAGAATAGAAAAAACTTggaattttcccgcctaaaatacTCTTAGCAATTGAGCCTCAATTTTGGAAGTTATTTTACTAGTACCTATGTTGGACCTAATATATTACGTATCCGAATATCTTCTGAAATACCAAAACTTTCATAATTGGGCTTAATATTTTGACTCATGTTATTAAATTTTCCTCATATTTGTATCTGAATTATACTCACATTATTAAATTAGTGTATGATTTTCACCTTATTCCTTTATATTTTTTATTTCGTATAATTttacaaaattacaataatagcTATACACTTCACTGAGACATTTAgcaacataaattgtttatgttaaaCTGACAATCTTATTTTTTATAAATAActttttcagaaaaagaaaacCAGATAAATTGTCAATTTTATTCGGGCTAATTGTCAATTTTATTCGGACTAAAAATGTCAAATTTTATATTTTCTAACTCTTATTACTACACAATAAAAATTGTTTATCTTACAATTAAATTTAAAATACAGTTAAATACTAATATTTAATTATTACTCTATACACAACGATTTAAAAAATCGTGCTTCTGCGCGAGATCTACTCTAATTTATAAGTTAAATGATTTAACCGGAAAAATCTTTAGATTCgtctattcttttagtagattgGAAATTCTCACTTATCGTAAACAACTAAATTCTTGAATTGCGTTGAAATTTACAAAAGAAAATTAGATTGTTTTATTAGAAAACTGGGCCACTCGATAGCGATAGTATTGTGAATAGTCTTCAGTAAAACGTGTTCATTAATGCAACAAATGAAAAGAATTTGACTAGCTAGCGTTTCCATTACTCCCATTTCAAGTCTTAATTCTCCTGTAAAACATTTTCATattcaaagcgtcttgcttgtgacgggttactCCCTCCATCGTAATCAATTATTATCTATCTTCGTTTGGGTGTATCAttcatttatattttatttatttttacttttGGTAAAATTTACATAAGAAAACGAGTGATATGTGATACAATTAACTATACAAGCAAGTGG
It includes:
- the LOC141593032 gene encoding cysteine-rich receptor-like protein kinase 7 isoform X2; translated protein: MRVSTLCYLVILLVCMSQAGFTAPQPGLTYANCNDTNGNYTTNSTYNRNLKTLFSKISNSQITNGFYKLSVGQDPDRVYGVAICRADYSPFTCRSYLLDATLTLPASCPEQKEAIGFYYGAFILRYSSQDIFRFGENSPYCIVIGPLNIQGTDLRKAKQSLGNLLERLQRSTSAGNSSYKFSSGVEQVTDDLKYYGVAQCNPDLSTVECSNCLQQVSSSLQQCCSNRTGAGLDGPYCLLHFGNYPQLNAVSNGSLQPSLPAAANHTGDSRVKSGKGDFKLVDSLELDFSSIQIATRNFSDDNRLSSNSNTATPMYKGVLADGQEIAVKKLNKGGREGRKEVENEVLLSATFQHKNLVKFLGSCVEKDIWILVYEFLPNGSLHDFLCDPVKRASLDWPTRYHIISGFARGLLYLHEDSQVRVIHRDLKPSNILLDVQMDPKISNFRTASLVRADQTKADSRVAGTYGYMPVEYVQHGHSSTKSDIFSFGVILLEIISGYIISRFSDGENEENLLTYAWRNWNDGSVLDVVDQTLSDIERHVNQIQRCIKIALLCVEEDPRHRPSMSTVVFMLNSDTVDITEPIRPAPLILNDTGLQSDSHTTQSYSSHETSLNEASITTLDPR
- the LOC141593032 gene encoding cysteine-rich receptor-like protein kinase 26 isoform X3, coding for MRVSTLCYLVILLVCMSQAGFTAPQPGLTYANCNDTNGNYTTNSTYNRNLKTLFSKISNSQITNGFYKLSVGQDPDRVYGVAICRADYSPFTCRSYLLDATLTLPASCPEQKEAIGFYYGAFILRYSSQDIFRFGENSPYCIVIGPLNIQGTDLRKAKQSLGNLLERLQRSTSAGNSSYKFSSGVEQVTDDLKYYGVAQCNPDLSTVECSNCLQQVSSSLQQCCSNRTGAGLDGPYCLLHFGNYPQLNAVSNGSLQPSLPAAANHTGDSRVKSGKRNGAYKIKIIVVVTVAFMLIAAAMFGLSRRKMRKEGKGDFKLVDSLELDFSSIQIATRNFSDDNRLSSNSNTATPMYKGVLADGQEIAVKKLNKGGREGRKEVENEVLLSATFQHKNLVKFLGSCVEKDIWILVYEFLPNGSLHDFLCDPVKRASLDWPTRYHIISGFARGLLYLHEDSQDGKFGSRRSN
- the LOC141593032 gene encoding cysteine-rich receptor-like protein kinase 26 isoform X1; the protein is MRVSTLCYLVILLVCMSQAGFTAPQPGLTYANCNDTNGNYTTNSTYNRNLKTLFSKISNSQITNGFYKLSVGQDPDRVYGVAICRADYSPFTCRSYLLDATLTLPASCPEQKEAIGFYYGAFILRYSSQDIFRFGENSPYCIVIGPLNIQGTDLRKAKQSLGNLLERLQRSTSAGNSSYKFSSGVEQVTDDLKYYGVAQCNPDLSTVECSNCLQQVSSSLQQCCSNRTGAGLDGPYCLLHFGNYPQLNAVSNGSLQPSLPAAANHTGDSRVKSGKRNGAYKIKIIVVVTVAFMLIAAAMFGLSRRKMRKEGKGDFKLVDSLELDFSSIQIATRNFSDDNRLSSNSNTATPMYKGVLADGQEIAVKKLNKGGREGRKEVENEVLLSATFQHKNLVKFLGSCVEKDIWILVYEFLPNGSLHDFLCDPVKRASLDWPTRYHIISGFARGLLYLHEDSQVRVIHRDLKPSNILLDVQMDPKISNFRTASLVRADQTKADSRVAGTYGYMPVEYVQHGHSSTKSDIFSFGVILLEIISGYIISRFSDGENEENLLTYAWRNWNDGSVLDVVDQTLSDIERHVNQIQRCIKIALLCVEEDPRHRPSMSTVVFMLNSDTVDITEPIRPAPLILNDTGLQSDSHTTQSYSSHETSLNEASITTLDPR